From one Halothece sp. PCC 7418 genomic stretch:
- a CDS encoding hybrid sensor histidine kinase/response regulator — translation MISLGGELETEEETTIHLEETSEDTVNADDLFGGELETEEETTIHLEETSEDTVNADDLFGGELETEEETTQSIPTNLDDAITAINENFSDLPPAQNLPTPPIPKAETETTPTPQPETKKSPKKSSQPSIRVDVERLQAMDNQLGELVIQRNSLAVQNEQLQRELRELLNRFSRFQNLVGRLQEFSDQEVIRESTQKQSRLSPQKQQTDSSPVSEQPESVLDIDFDSLELDQYGALNAILQELLEETAQIEESVGDVSLFADQSNQTLQGQRKMLEQLRDELIWARMLPLSNILDRFPRILRDFSDQYQKPTRLSLEGTGVRVDKSVLEKLYDPLTHLIRNAFDHGIEATETREQNGKSEEGEIAIRAYYQGNQTVIEISDDGGGIDVEKVKAKALQTGLLSEDQAERFSKERLYNLLFEPGFSTAKEVTELSGRGVGLDVVRDQIQALKGSISLQSKLGQGTTFILSLPTTQSMAKLLIVLVDTTIWALPSDNIEQIIVPMAEQVKNTGNQRFLWWEDQATPIYTLRDLLDYNCPLPAASPDLQALGAATQGQNRSRPLLILKRGEQRYPLELDRVITEQELVIKSLGSAIAPPEYVSGCTILGDGRIVPVMDVFALLQSVQQTPQASVVTPTPTRSLNSKIPTILVVDDSATQRQTLNFSLQRAGYQVLQAGDGREAISMLERYPDTNLVVCDIEMPNLNGFEFLRYRRQNNTLNQIPVVMLTSRSSDKHRKLCTHLGASHYFTKPYLEKDFLGTLKTIIDQ, via the coding sequence ATGATCTCTTTGGGGGGTGAGTTAGAAACAGAAGAAGAAACAACGATTCACTTAGAAGAAACTTCAGAAGATACCGTTAACGCTGATGATCTCTTTGGGGGTGAGTTAGAAACAGAAGAAGAAACAACGATTCACTTAGAAGAAACTTCAGAAGATACCGTCAACGCTGATGATCTCTTTGGGGGTGAGTTAGAAACAGAAGAAGAGACAACTCAAAGCATCCCCACTAATCTAGACGATGCGATTACCGCCATTAACGAAAACTTTTCTGATTTACCGCCAGCGCAAAACTTACCCACTCCCCCTATCCCCAAAGCAGAAACAGAAACGACACCCACACCACAACCAGAAACCAAGAAATCCCCGAAAAAATCCTCTCAACCTTCCATTCGCGTCGATGTGGAACGGTTACAAGCCATGGATAACCAGTTAGGGGAATTAGTTATCCAACGCAATAGTCTTGCGGTTCAAAACGAACAGCTACAAAGAGAGTTAAGAGAACTCCTCAATCGGTTTTCCCGCTTTCAAAACTTAGTGGGACGCTTACAAGAATTTTCCGATCAAGAAGTGATTCGAGAAAGCACTCAAAAACAGTCTCGACTCTCTCCGCAAAAGCAACAGACAGATTCGTCTCCCGTCAGTGAACAACCCGAATCGGTTCTCGATATTGATTTCGATAGCTTGGAATTGGATCAATATGGGGCATTAAACGCGATTTTGCAAGAATTATTAGAAGAAACGGCGCAAATTGAAGAATCTGTCGGCGATGTTTCCTTATTTGCCGATCAATCCAACCAAACGCTACAAGGACAGCGTAAAATGTTGGAACAATTGCGAGATGAATTGATTTGGGCGCGGATGTTGCCTTTGAGTAATATTTTGGATCGATTTCCTCGTATTTTGCGCGATTTTTCCGATCAGTATCAAAAACCCACTCGCTTAAGTTTAGAAGGAACTGGCGTAAGAGTGGATAAAAGTGTTTTAGAAAAGTTGTATGATCCCCTGACGCATCTGATTCGTAACGCCTTTGATCATGGCATAGAAGCCACCGAAACCAGAGAACAAAACGGGAAGTCAGAAGAAGGAGAAATTGCGATTCGGGCTTATTATCAGGGAAATCAAACCGTTATTGAAATTAGTGATGATGGCGGTGGGATTGATGTGGAGAAGGTGAAAGCGAAAGCCTTACAAACGGGTTTACTCAGTGAAGACCAAGCCGAACGTTTTTCTAAAGAACGATTATATAACTTACTATTTGAACCTGGGTTTTCTACCGCGAAGGAAGTCACGGAGTTATCAGGGCGCGGAGTTGGTTTAGATGTGGTGCGCGATCAAATTCAAGCCTTAAAAGGAAGCATCAGTTTACAGTCAAAATTAGGACAAGGAACAACCTTTATCTTGAGTCTCCCTACCACTCAGTCAATGGCGAAGTTATTGATTGTTTTAGTGGATACCACGATTTGGGCGCTACCGTCCGATAATATTGAACAAATTATTGTTCCCATGGCTGAACAAGTGAAAAATACAGGGAATCAACGCTTTCTCTGGTGGGAAGACCAAGCAACTCCCATTTATACCCTCAGAGACTTACTCGATTATAATTGTCCGCTTCCTGCTGCCTCTCCCGACTTACAAGCATTGGGCGCAGCAACCCAAGGACAAAATCGATCGCGCCCCTTATTAATCTTAAAACGGGGAGAACAACGCTATCCCTTAGAATTAGACCGCGTAATTACTGAACAAGAATTAGTGATTAAATCTCTTGGCAGCGCGATCGCGCCCCCAGAATACGTTTCAGGCTGCACCATTTTAGGGGATGGCAGAATTGTTCCTGTGATGGATGTTTTCGCCTTATTACAATCCGTTCAACAAACGCCCCAAGCATCGGTTGTTACTCCCACTCCCACCCGTTCCCTCAACAGTAAAATCCCAACGATTCTTGTAGTGGATGACTCCGCAACCCAACGCCAAACCTTAAACTTTTCCTTACAACGCGCTGGCTATCAGGTGTTACAAGCAGGAGACGGGAGAGAAGCCATTTCCATGTTAGAACGTTATCCCGACACAAATTTAGTGGTGTGCGATATTGAAATGCCCAATCTTAACGGCTTTGAATTTCTCCGTTACCGTCGTCAAAATAACACTCTCAATCAAATCCCTGTGGTAATGTTAACGTCTCGCAGTAGCGACAAACATCGGAAACTGTGCACTCATCTCGGGGCAAGTCACTATTTTACAAAACCTTATCTGGAAAAAGATTTTCTTGGTACACTAAAAACTATCATCGATCAATAA
- a CDS encoding chemotaxis protein CheW codes for MSLKTAETSSQTTVRVVTFSVGTLILAVPIQSVYRVLSQITIHGSGEKGVGVAHLEDCELTVFDLEYYLFIDNIKNSVNHVTKNHVIVVQTQQEVVGLQVKDAPTLRNLPRDRVRVLPASYRQADTLSFCSHVAVLEETEATLTIFLLDVERLFPQ; via the coding sequence ATGAGCCTGAAAACAGCAGAAACCTCTTCTCAGACAACAGTTCGGGTGGTCACTTTTTCAGTGGGAACTCTAATTCTAGCCGTTCCCATTCAATCAGTTTATCGCGTCCTATCTCAGATTACGATTCATGGTAGTGGAGAAAAAGGGGTCGGGGTCGCCCATCTCGAAGATTGTGAATTAACTGTCTTTGATTTGGAATATTACCTCTTTATAGACAATATAAAAAATTCTGTAAATCATGTCACCAAAAACCATGTTATTGTAGTGCAAACTCAACAAGAAGTTGTTGGATTACAGGTAAAAGATGCACCGACTCTTAGAAATCTACCGCGCGATCGTGTTCGAGTTTTACCCGCCTCCTATCGTCAAGCAGACACCCTGAGTTTCTGTTCTCATGTCGCCGTCTTAGAAGAAACCGAAGCAACACTGACTATTTTTTTATTAGACGTGGAACGCCTATTTCCTCAATAG
- a CDS encoding response regulator, with product MADHFLRDIQTYDEKQETGRLDIKNLNHPQQSWSLYLRLGRLFWLAGGKHEQRRIYRQLKNRYPQKINRLLALFPEVASTSEATYYNFLAYLLQKEYLTMEEFARIKQAIKLEVLFDLLQVYHIQSQASSDYGMSSGLQWKWSANARPEGYIPIPSEVATPTGILVKQAQKNWQNWREAGLTYCWPNQAPVMTQPEQIQQATAEKTFQNLKRLLTGQDSLRDIALATKRDILPVAKALWGYYKQGWLQFQEIPDRNWNQLTQPNQSQKTTAIASSENRKFLIACVDDSPQVTQTVEQIVRENGYDFIGINDPLRANATLLKVKPDLIFLDLIMPNTNGYEICTQLRRVSSLQEIPIIILTGQDGLIDRMRAKMVGATQYMSKPVYRSTILESVQKYLPNFTRQQTEINPDPSSAQA from the coding sequence ATGGCTGATCATTTTTTAAGGGATATTCAAACCTATGATGAAAAACAAGAAACAGGACGTTTAGATATTAAAAATCTTAATCATCCCCAACAGTCTTGGTCATTATATCTACGGCTAGGTCGCTTATTCTGGCTGGCGGGTGGAAAGCATGAACAGCGAAGAATCTATCGCCAACTTAAAAACCGTTATCCTCAAAAAATAAATCGTCTCTTAGCCCTGTTTCCAGAAGTGGCTTCCACCTCAGAAGCAACTTACTATAATTTTTTGGCTTATCTTTTGCAAAAAGAATATTTGACTATGGAGGAATTTGCCCGCATCAAACAAGCCATTAAACTGGAAGTTCTCTTTGATCTCTTGCAAGTTTACCACATCCAAAGCCAAGCCAGTAGCGATTATGGGATGAGTAGTGGCTTACAGTGGAAATGGTCAGCGAATGCTCGTCCAGAAGGATATATCCCCATTCCCAGTGAAGTAGCTACACCAACAGGGATTTTGGTTAAACAAGCCCAGAAAAACTGGCAAAACTGGCGGGAAGCAGGCTTAACCTATTGTTGGCCCAACCAAGCCCCCGTGATGACCCAGCCCGAACAAATTCAACAAGCGACCGCCGAAAAAACTTTTCAAAATCTCAAACGTCTCTTGACAGGACAAGACTCATTACGAGATATTGCACTAGCAACGAAACGAGATATTTTACCTGTGGCGAAAGCACTCTGGGGATATTATAAACAAGGTTGGTTACAATTTCAAGAGATTCCAGATCGGAACTGGAATCAGTTGACCCAGCCAAATCAATCGCAAAAAACAACGGCAATTGCTAGTTCTGAAAACCGCAAGTTTTTGATTGCTTGTGTTGATGATAGTCCCCAAGTCACCCAAACTGTGGAACAAATTGTGCGGGAAAATGGATATGATTTTATCGGGATTAATGATCCCTTGCGGGCAAATGCTACCTTGTTAAAAGTCAAACCCGACCTCATTTTCCTTGATTTGATTATGCCCAATACCAATGGCTATGAAATTTGTACTCAACTCCGCCGAGTGTCGAGCCTGCAAGAAATTCCCATTATTATCTTAACGGGACAAGACGGATTGATTGATCGGATGCGAGCCAAAATGGTGGGAGCAACTCAGTATATGAGTAAGCCCGTTTATCGTAGTACAATTTTGGAATCTGTGCAAAAATACTTGCCGAATTTCACTCGCCAGCAAACTGAAATCAATCCTGATCCGTCATCAGCCCAAGCCTAA
- a CDS encoding response regulator transcription factor, whose product MKKALIVEDSQTDLQILSSCLGNNGFDVVKAGSHDEALSQIQQQPFNLIVLDVVLPDRSGFELCRQLKQEEGTSNIPVVICSTKNSDLDKFWGMKQGADAYITKPIDSDELTRTLQQVVK is encoded by the coding sequence ATGAAAAAAGCACTCATTGTTGAAGATTCCCAAACCGATTTACAAATTTTATCAAGCTGCTTAGGCAATAATGGCTTTGATGTGGTGAAAGCGGGCAGTCATGATGAAGCCCTTTCTCAAATTCAACAACAACCCTTTAATCTCATTGTCCTTGATGTGGTCTTACCCGACCGCAGCGGATTTGAACTCTGTCGGCAACTCAAACAAGAAGAAGGAACAAGCAACATCCCTGTTGTTATCTGTTCCACTAAAAATAGTGATTTAGATAAATTTTGGGGCATGAAACAGGGAGCAGATGCCTATATTACCAAGCCCATTGATTCTGATGAATTAACCCGCACCTTACAACAAGTTGTGAAATAG
- a CDS encoding chemotaxis protein CheW: MVSSSSSNSNYLFPTTDSEQTSTESLIRFHLVPETTALLTISQLSEVLKVETRQLVPLPKLPSWVMGLYNWRGEILWVVDLGGLVGLTPLPEQPLATTRLPLLVLRTKDETGKQKNLGLIVENVEGITRIDPNSIQSPPESTFTPELSRVLRGYSLTSDGEMLMVLSAEAIFAQMPNSIS, translated from the coding sequence GTGGTTTCCTCTTCCTCCTCTAACTCCAACTATCTATTTCCGACAACTGACTCAGAACAAACGAGCACTGAGTCTTTGATTCGGTTTCATCTTGTGCCAGAAACGACCGCCCTTTTGACGATTTCTCAACTCAGTGAAGTGCTGAAAGTGGAGACTCGTCAACTAGTTCCTTTACCGAAACTTCCCAGTTGGGTGATGGGACTCTATAACTGGCGTGGAGAAATTCTGTGGGTAGTGGATTTAGGGGGCTTGGTGGGCTTAACCCCTCTCCCCGAGCAGCCTTTAGCAACGACTCGCTTACCACTCCTCGTTTTAAGAACAAAAGATGAGACGGGAAAGCAAAAAAATCTAGGGTTAATTGTGGAAAATGTGGAAGGCATTACCCGCATTGACCCGAACTCCATTCAATCTCCTCCTGAATCAACCTTTACCCCTGAACTCTCTCGGGTTTTACGTGGTTATTCTCTCACCTCAGACGGAGAAATGTTAATGGTGCTTTCTGCAGAAGCCATTTTTGCTCAAATGCCTAACAGTATTTCTTGA